In one Candidatus Dechloromonas phosphoritropha genomic region, the following are encoded:
- a CDS encoding alpha/beta hydrolase: protein MTLRHFLAILLCCTMGFSSLAAPVENRFFTNRDGLRLHYLEAGHGQNAIVLIPGWLMPAAVFRLQLEALGEHFRVLAFDPRSQGQSEISSEPHDPARRMADIEDFLHAAGVGDYVLAGWSLGVLESLDFIERKPQPGLRGLILIDNSIGEGTAPKPATRRSKRSSANPREREQYLRDFCRGIFQTPPPHDIGEAVLQSALRVPASAANQMIAQPYPRTYWREIVARQQIPVLYAIRPRLREQGDALLARKGAQLAQVEVFEDAGHALFVDAAPRFNALTVDFARRAFIFPADAARPAANGHQPSSGN from the coding sequence ATGACACTCCGCCATTTTCTGGCAATACTGCTCTGCTGCACGATGGGCTTCTCCAGTCTGGCCGCGCCTGTCGAAAACAGGTTTTTCACCAATCGTGATGGTCTGCGCCTGCATTACCTCGAAGCCGGCCACGGCCAGAACGCCATTGTTCTCATCCCGGGTTGGTTGATGCCGGCAGCGGTGTTCCGTCTTCAGCTCGAAGCGCTGGGCGAGCACTTCCGCGTACTGGCTTTCGATCCGCGCTCGCAGGGGCAATCGGAAATCTCGAGCGAACCCCACGATCCGGCGCGGCGCATGGCCGACATCGAGGATTTCCTGCACGCTGCCGGTGTCGGTGACTACGTTCTCGCCGGCTGGTCGCTCGGCGTGCTGGAATCGCTGGATTTTATCGAACGCAAACCACAACCGGGTCTGCGTGGCCTGATCCTGATCGACAATTCAATCGGTGAGGGCACGGCGCCCAAGCCAGCCACACGCAGATCGAAACGTAGCAGCGCCAACCCCAGGGAACGCGAGCAATACCTGCGCGATTTCTGCCGCGGCATTTTCCAGACACCACCGCCTCACGACATTGGCGAGGCCGTGCTGCAGTCAGCGCTGCGGGTGCCTGCAAGCGCGGCCAATCAGATGATCGCCCAGCCCTATCCGCGCACCTACTGGCGGGAGATTGTGGCAAGGCAGCAAATACCGGTGCTCTATGCCATTCGCCCGCGCTTGCGCGAACAGGGGGATGCGCTGCTCGCGCGCAAGGGCGCGCAACTGGCGCAGGTGGAAGTCTTCGAGGATGCGGGCCACGCGCTCTTCGTTGACGCGGCGCCGCGCTTCAATGCGCTGACCGTCGACTTTGCCCGCCGTGCCTTTATTTTTCCAGCGGACGCCGCACGACCTGCAGCGAACGGGCATCAGCCTTCTTCAGGTAACTGA
- a CDS encoding DNA internalization-related competence protein ComEC/Rec2: protein MRLNVLAFAAGIIALQMQPELPPVWLWALGGLLLALPALRWRNALAARGLLLVACFALGFAWAGWRAELRLAEELPGAWEGRDVEIIGVVASLPQDFSQGSRFEFDVERWLTAPDRMYPWGTEAVVPQRIMLSWYQGRRDGEAFERPPLRPGERWQLTVRLKRPHGNANPNGFDYEAWLLERDIRATGYVRQNPAQRLDEMVWRPSYIVERLRHQVRASFAAMLPADRYPWAGILVALVVGDQKAIQGDLWTTFNRTGTTHLMSISGLHVTMVAALFGLLIGALWRRVPAFALRLPAQRAAVLAGCLAAFFYVLLAGFAVPAQRTLYMLLVAALAQSSGRIVAPSRTLALALLVVLLIDPWAVLAAGFWLSFGAVGALLYVGAAVVGEAGRGGNGGGWHEKLRAWGVVQWTATLASLPVLLLVFQQFSLVSPLANALAIPVVSFIVTPLALLAAVIPWWPIAALAHTVLGWLMVFLEWCAAWPVWLAPAPPLWAAIIAGLGVAICLLPRGMPGRLLGVALLLPAIFWPVERPPEGEAWVTVLDVGQGLAAVVRTRDHTLLYDPGPLYSAESDAGQRVVVPYLRALGINKVDVLMVTHRDSDHAGGTGSVKAALAVGKVVSSLTEIDGELCSNGQHWDWNGVQLTVLHPEMDDYVEKRKSNNLSCVLRIDAGGKRMLLTSDIEARDEVALLQRDPVALKADVLLMPHHGSRTSSTPAFIAAVGAPEVVIPVGYRNRFRHPKADVVERYAVTGANLWRTDRDGALRVSLSEGGATLGAWRTEHRRYWHGR, encoded by the coding sequence ATGCGCCTCAATGTTCTCGCCTTCGCCGCCGGCATCATCGCCCTGCAGATGCAGCCAGAACTGCCGCCGGTGTGGCTTTGGGCGCTGGGCGGGCTGCTGCTGGCGCTGCCGGCGCTGCGCTGGCGCAACGCGTTGGCAGCTCGCGGGCTGCTGCTGGTGGCCTGTTTCGCCCTCGGTTTTGCGTGGGCCGGGTGGCGTGCCGAGCTGCGGCTGGCTGAGGAACTGCCAGGCGCATGGGAAGGGCGCGATGTCGAGATTATCGGCGTCGTCGCGAGTTTGCCGCAGGATTTCAGTCAGGGCAGCCGCTTCGAATTTGACGTGGAAAGGTGGTTGACCGCGCCCGACAGGATGTACCCTTGGGGTACGGAAGCCGTCGTTCCCCAGCGGATCATGCTGTCGTGGTATCAGGGGCGACGCGACGGCGAAGCCTTCGAACGCCCGCCGCTACGCCCCGGCGAACGCTGGCAACTGACGGTGCGCCTCAAGCGGCCGCACGGCAACGCCAATCCTAACGGCTTCGACTATGAAGCTTGGCTGCTCGAACGCGACATTCGGGCCACCGGCTACGTGCGCCAGAACCCGGCGCAGCGCCTGGACGAGATGGTCTGGCGGCCATCCTATATCGTCGAACGCCTGCGCCATCAGGTGCGCGCCTCGTTTGCGGCGATGCTGCCGGCCGATCGCTACCCGTGGGCCGGTATCCTGGTGGCGCTGGTGGTTGGCGATCAGAAGGCGATCCAGGGCGACCTGTGGACGACCTTCAATCGCACCGGAACGACGCATCTGATGTCGATATCTGGGCTTCATGTGACGATGGTCGCCGCCTTGTTCGGGCTGCTGATTGGCGCGCTGTGGCGGCGCGTGCCGGCGTTCGCCCTGCGTCTGCCGGCGCAGCGGGCAGCGGTGCTGGCCGGTTGTCTGGCGGCTTTCTTCTACGTTCTACTCGCCGGTTTCGCGGTGCCGGCGCAGCGCACGCTATACATGCTGCTGGTTGCCGCGCTGGCGCAGAGTTCGGGGCGCATCGTCGCGCCCAGCCGCACACTCGCCCTGGCGCTGCTGGTGGTCCTGCTGATCGACCCGTGGGCGGTGCTGGCAGCCGGATTCTGGCTGTCGTTCGGCGCGGTCGGCGCACTGCTTTATGTCGGCGCGGCGGTGGTCGGCGAAGCTGGGAGGGGTGGCAATGGCGGCGGCTGGCACGAAAAACTCCGCGCCTGGGGCGTCGTCCAATGGACGGCAACGCTCGCTTCGCTGCCGGTGCTGCTGCTCGTCTTCCAGCAATTTTCGCTGGTTTCGCCGCTGGCCAACGCGCTGGCGATTCCGGTGGTCAGCTTCATCGTCACGCCGCTGGCGCTACTCGCCGCCGTCATTCCGTGGTGGCCGATCGCCGCGCTGGCGCATACGGTGCTCGGCTGGTTGATGGTTTTCCTCGAATGGTGCGCAGCTTGGCCAGTCTGGCTGGCGCCGGCACCGCCGCTGTGGGCGGCAATCATCGCCGGATTGGGTGTGGCGATCTGCCTGCTGCCGCGCGGCATGCCGGGGCGTCTGCTCGGCGTGGCACTGCTGCTGCCGGCCATTTTCTGGCCAGTCGAGCGGCCACCCGAAGGCGAAGCCTGGGTAACGGTGCTCGATGTCGGGCAGGGCCTGGCGGCCGTGGTGCGGACCCGTGATCACACGCTGCTCTATGATCCGGGGCCGCTCTACAGCGCCGAATCGGATGCTGGGCAACGTGTGGTCGTGCCCTACCTGCGGGCGCTCGGCATCAACAAGGTGGACGTCCTGATGGTGACGCATCGCGACAGCGACCATGCCGGTGGCACGGGATCGGTCAAGGCGGCACTGGCGGTCGGCAAGGTGGTTTCGTCGCTCACCGAGATCGATGGCGAATTGTGCAGCAATGGCCAGCACTGGGACTGGAACGGCGTGCAATTGACCGTGCTGCACCCGGAAATGGACGATTATGTTGAGAAGCGCAAGAGCAACAACCTGTCGTGCGTGCTGCGCATCGACGCTGGCGGCAAGCGCATGCTGCTGACTTCCGACATCGAGGCGCGCGACGAGGTTGCCCTGCTGCAGCGCGATCCGGTGGCGCTGAAGGCCGACGTGCTGCTGATGCCGCACCACGGCAGCCGCACCTCGTCGACGCCGGCCTTCATCGCCGCTGTCGGCGCGCCGGAAGTGGTGATTCCGGTAGGCTACCGCAACCGCTTTCGTCACCCCAAGGCTGACGTGGTCGAACGTTACGCAGTAACCGGCGCGAATCTGTGGCGTACAGACCGCGACGGGGCGCTGCGGGTTTCATTGAGCGAAGGCGGCGCCACACTCGGCGCGTGGCGCACCGAACATCGCCGCTACTGGCATGGTCGGTGA
- a CDS encoding ABC transporter ATP-binding protein, translating into MNLRLLLGYAAPYRVSLALAGILMLIETATVLAIPWLGGRFAGDLLAGSQANVGPILLILLALFAVQALLKFANAYLLGSTSERILADLRVRIYDHLQALPLAFYHQRRQGDILAMLTFEAAQLSGFITGTLLQMIPQLLTVAGAVFVLFRTDLLLGVMIAVLIPLFYLLLKIIGRRLRPLASQLQAEHAAAVGIAEENLGMLPAIKTFTREPEESQRYRKQILRIFHLSMTEHKIHAALEPSIQFVAASAVLLILWLASERVGDGSMTPAELVSFLLYAALLTRPVSALASIYGQTQQARGTLKRLQSVLNESPEPIFHGDRVLPAVLGEIEFRDVTFAYPGRAPALQAIDLHIRAGETVALTGENGAGKSTIVHLLMRLHEPDGGQILIDGIDIAGVSLRSLRSQIGIVPQHVLLFNGSVRDNIGYGRFDADHAAIERAARTAQAHDFISRLPQGYDTMIGDQGVKLSGGQRQRIALARALLKDAPILILDEATAMFDPQGERSFIEDCHHALSKRTVILITHRPASLALADRIVRMVAGGIADDTQPIARGTHLATQ; encoded by the coding sequence ATGAATTTACGCTTGCTCCTGGGTTACGCCGCGCCATATCGAGTCAGTCTCGCCCTTGCCGGCATCCTGATGCTGATCGAAACCGCGACGGTGCTGGCCATACCCTGGCTGGGAGGTCGTTTCGCTGGCGATTTGCTGGCGGGCAGCCAAGCCAACGTCGGTCCAATATTACTGATCCTGCTCGCGCTCTTTGCCGTGCAGGCGCTACTCAAGTTTGCCAACGCTTATCTGTTGGGCAGCACCAGCGAACGGATTCTGGCGGATTTGCGTGTTCGTATTTATGATCACCTGCAGGCCTTGCCGCTCGCTTTCTATCATCAACGGCGCCAGGGCGACATTCTGGCCATGCTTACTTTCGAGGCTGCCCAACTGTCCGGTTTCATCACCGGCACATTGTTGCAGATGATTCCGCAGTTGCTGACAGTGGCCGGTGCGGTATTCGTCCTGTTCCGTACCGATCTGCTGCTTGGCGTCATGATCGCCGTACTGATTCCCTTGTTCTATCTGCTGCTCAAGATCATCGGGCGCCGGTTGCGTCCGCTTGCCAGCCAGTTGCAGGCGGAACATGCCGCCGCCGTTGGCATCGCCGAGGAAAATCTCGGCATGTTGCCGGCGATCAAGACCTTTACGCGCGAGCCAGAGGAATCACAACGCTATCGCAAGCAGATTCTGCGTATCTTTCACCTCAGCATGACCGAGCATAAAATCCACGCCGCGCTCGAGCCTTCCATACAGTTCGTTGCCGCTTCCGCGGTGTTGCTCATCCTTTGGCTGGCGAGCGAGCGGGTTGGTGACGGCAGCATGACGCCGGCGGAACTGGTCAGCTTCCTGCTCTACGCCGCGCTCCTGACGCGCCCGGTCAGTGCGCTGGCCAGCATTTACGGCCAGACGCAACAGGCGCGCGGGACCCTGAAACGACTGCAGAGCGTCCTCAACGAATCTCCCGAGCCGATATTTCACGGTGACCGGGTACTACCGGCGGTGCTCGGCGAAATCGAGTTTCGTGATGTTACCTTCGCCTACCCCGGACGCGCTCCGGCGCTGCAAGCCATCGACCTGCACATTCGTGCCGGAGAAACGGTGGCCCTTACCGGCGAAAACGGTGCCGGGAAAAGCACGATCGTCCATCTGCTGATGCGACTTCACGAGCCGGATGGCGGGCAGATATTGATCGACGGCATCGACATTGCGGGCGTCAGCCTGCGTAGCCTGCGCAGCCAGATCGGCATTGTTCCGCAGCATGTGCTGCTGTTCAACGGGAGCGTGCGCGACAACATTGGCTATGGCCGCTTCGATGCCGACCATGCAGCGATTGAGAGGGCTGCCAGAACGGCCCAGGCGCACGATTTCATTAGCCGCCTGCCGCAGGGGTATGACACGATGATTGGCGATCAGGGCGTCAAGCTGTCGGGCGGTCAGCGTCAGCGCATTGCTCTGGCGCGTGCCCTGCTCAAGGATGCGCCAATACTCATACTCGATGAAGCCACGGCAATGTTCGACCCGCAGGGCGAAAGATCATTCATCGAAGACTGTCATCACGCGCTGAGCAAGAGGACGGTGATCCTCATCACGCATCGTCCGGCCAGCCTGGCGCTGGCGGATCGAATCGTACGCATGGTGGCTGGAGGGATCGCCGACGACACGCAGCCGATTGCGAGAGGGACGCATCTTGCAACGCAATGA
- a CDS encoding DUF2062 domain-containing protein yields the protein MRKHLKKYLPNHDAVSDNRWLRPFRNSLLHPRLWRLNRHSAAGAVAAGMFCGLIPGPLQMLGAAICALVFRVNLPLAMLVTLYTNPFTIVPLYMLAYEIGRFAIGESNGFIEPPTFEMTRFVEWTQAMQTWMLGVGKPLGIGLVLLASLLAVLGYVLTKTAWRFWLIRSWRQRRMR from the coding sequence ATGCGCAAGCACCTGAAAAAATACCTGCCCAACCACGATGCGGTTTCCGATAATCGCTGGTTGCGGCCGTTCCGCAATTCGCTGCTGCACCCGCGGCTGTGGCGCCTCAACCGCCATTCGGCGGCCGGTGCGGTGGCGGCGGGCATGTTCTGCGGCCTGATCCCGGGGCCGCTGCAGATGCTCGGGGCGGCGATCTGCGCGCTGGTCTTTCGCGTCAACCTGCCGTTGGCCATGCTCGTCACCTTGTACACCAATCCCTTCACCATCGTGCCGCTATACATGCTGGCTTACGAAATCGGCCGCTTCGCCATCGGCGAGAGCAACGGTTTCATTGAACCGCCAACCTTTGAGATGACGCGATTCGTCGAATGGACCCAGGCCATGCAAACCTGGATGCTCGGTGTCGGCAAACCGCTCGGCATTGGCCTCGTGCTGCTGGCGTCGCTGCTCGCCGTTCTCGGCTATGTACTGACCAAGACCGCCTGGCGCTTCTGGCTGATCCGCTCCTGGCGCCAGCGCAGGATGCGCTGA
- a CDS encoding type II toxin-antitoxin system Phd/YefM family antitoxin, protein MQTVNIHEAKTHLSRFVDQAAAGEEIVIARSGEPVARLVALAETEIKPCTLGLGKGKFNLPENFSSLHNEAIQRMFEGDA, encoded by the coding sequence ATGCAAACCGTCAACATTCACGAAGCAAAAACCCATCTTTCGCGTTTTGTCGATCAAGCCGCGGCTGGCGAAGAAATCGTTATCGCCCGTTCCGGGGAACCCGTTGCACGCCTGGTTGCGTTAGCCGAAACCGAGATCAAGCCGTGCACACTGGGTCTGGGAAAGGGTAAATTCAACCTGCCGGAAAACTTTTCCAGCCTGCACAATGAAGCCATTCAGCGCATGTTTGAAGGAGACGCCTGA
- a CDS encoding nucleotidyltransferase family protein, translated as MAAPIEAKGIRYAVIKGAYVREPVYADPALRAASDIDIPIAPEPRLAAVDAKETPGFKLVVNPEVASHEACLIRNGLDIDLHGDILRPGCTRAAMIDILLAYLCRHGGVWGLNDANAVVCQASCHAASSLPSGGCLARADIHLAHALLSWW; from the coding sequence GTGGCAGCGCCGATCGAGGCAAAAGGCATCCGCTACGCGGTCATCAAGGGTGCCTATGTCAGAGAACCCGTCTATGCCGACCCTGCATTGAGAGCCGCCTCGGACATCGACATCCCCATCGCCCCGGAACCGCGGCTTGCTGCGGTCGACGCCAAGGAAACGCCTGGATTCAAGCTCGTCGTCAATCCCGAAGTCGCCAGCCATGAAGCCTGCCTGATCCGGAACGGGCTCGATATCGACCTGCACGGGGATATTCTGCGTCCCGGATGCACACGGGCCGCCATGATCGACATTCTTTTAGCATATCTTTGCCGTCATGGAGGCGTCTGGGGATTGAACGATGCCAACGCCGTTGTTTGTCAAGCTAGTTGTCACGCTGCTTCTTCACTGCCGTCTGGTGGATGCCTGGCACGCGCTGACATCCATCTTGCTCACGCGTTGTTATCGTGGTGGTGA
- a CDS encoding lasso peptide biosynthesis B2 protein, whose amino-acid sequence MIAMPTFTHYFSTYRALSGREQWVLLASLVLLPLFWLGLRLAGLQRFQAWLDHFPLARRPPLSQAEAAALGLAVNRAANRVLGATSCLTRSLLLRWLLRFYGTTSDLRIGVRCENGEFAAHAWVEIAGQPINDVPDIAIRYATFDKPVSTSQFS is encoded by the coding sequence ATGATCGCGATGCCCACCTTTACCCATTATTTCTCCACCTACCGTGCGCTCTCCGGACGCGAGCAATGGGTGCTGCTGGCTTCGCTGGTGTTGCTGCCGCTCTTCTGGTTGGGCCTGCGCCTGGCCGGCTTGCAGCGTTTCCAGGCTTGGCTCGATCACTTCCCACTTGCCCGGCGCCCGCCGTTGAGCCAAGCGGAGGCTGCCGCGCTGGGGCTAGCGGTTAACCGTGCGGCGAACCGTGTTTTAGGGGCGACCAGTTGCCTGACGCGTTCGCTGTTGCTGCGCTGGCTACTGCGTTTTTACGGCACGACCAGCGATCTGCGCATCGGCGTTCGCTGCGAGAACGGTGAGTTCGCCGCGCACGCCTGGGTGGAGATCGCGGGCCAGCCAATCAACGACGTGCCTGACATTGCCATACGGTATGCCACCTTCGATAAACCCGTTTCGACGAGTCAGTTCTCATGA
- a CDS encoding amino acid permease: MRKQLNTFSATFLIVASMLGTGILTTTGIMLSLLKAPWAVLGVWVAGGILAWIGAWCYGELARSMPRNGGEATILRELFSPTLGEVAGWTSFVVAFAAGNAASSLALAAYLGEALPGVSLRPDLVACMALLLVTGLHGLLGPTALRVQTLLAAVKFSLLAGLTLYGIFLVAPTVANQPAESVQVSQATEFGAPWGLAMMLVMFAYSGWNAAIYVAGEIHDPARNVRRAMMVGTTIIMLLYVAINAVLLTHLSARELDGVGPVIAVLVKHLFGAQASAVFSGLVAFALLSSLGVSAFLGPRVLATMLGWFGKAGDEEGTAAVVTPRLVWLQAGLSIAMVLTGSFVQILTVMGFLLGLFPILCVLGLYRRSCDLEGRPLMLVRYVFAPLFVGVSTVVLVLGAVQSPQEVGIALALVGLFFVARVGMRRFP; this comes from the coding sequence ATGCGCAAACAACTGAATACCTTTTCCGCTACCTTCCTGATCGTCGCCAGCATGCTTGGCACGGGTATTCTGACCACCACCGGGATCATGTTGTCGCTGCTCAAGGCGCCGTGGGCGGTGCTCGGGGTCTGGGTGGCCGGCGGCATCCTCGCCTGGATCGGCGCCTGGTGCTATGGCGAACTGGCGCGCAGCATGCCACGCAATGGCGGCGAAGCCACAATCCTGCGCGAACTTTTCTCACCGACCCTGGGCGAGGTCGCTGGCTGGACCTCTTTCGTGGTTGCCTTTGCGGCGGGGAATGCGGCTTCTTCGCTGGCCTTGGCGGCCTATCTTGGCGAGGCCTTGCCGGGCGTGAGCCTGCGTCCGGACCTTGTGGCATGCATGGCCTTGCTGCTGGTGACCGGGCTGCATGGCCTGCTCGGGCCGACGGCCTTGCGCGTCCAGACCCTCCTGGCCGCCGTCAAGTTTTCCCTGCTGGCGGGGTTGACCCTTTACGGCATCTTCCTTGTGGCGCCGACCGTCGCGAACCAGCCCGCCGAATCCGTGCAGGTTAGTCAGGCGACAGAGTTTGGCGCCCCCTGGGGTCTCGCCATGATGCTGGTCATGTTTGCGTACAGCGGCTGGAACGCGGCGATCTATGTCGCCGGCGAGATCCACGACCCGGCGCGCAACGTGCGCCGCGCCATGATGGTGGGTACGACCATCATCATGCTGCTGTACGTGGCGATCAATGCGGTGCTGCTGACACACCTGTCGGCCCGGGAACTCGATGGCGTCGGCCCGGTCATCGCGGTGCTGGTCAAGCATCTCTTTGGCGCCCAGGCTTCGGCGGTGTTCTCCGGGCTGGTGGCCTTTGCCCTGCTGTCGTCCCTCGGAGTATCGGCTTTTCTCGGGCCGCGCGTGCTCGCTACCATGCTCGGCTGGTTCGGCAAGGCCGGCGACGAAGAGGGGACGGCGGCGGTAGTGACGCCGCGTCTGGTCTGGCTGCAGGCGGGACTGTCCATCGCCATGGTGCTGACTGGCTCGTTCGTGCAGATACTTACCGTCATGGGTTTCCTGCTGGGCCTTTTCCCGATCCTCTGCGTTCTGGGTTTGTACCGTCGTAGCTGCGATCTCGAGGGCCGGCCGCTGATGCTGGTGCGCTATGTCTTTGCCCCGCTGTTCGTCGGGGTGTCGACAGTGGTCCTGGTCCTGGGCGCGGTGCAGAGTCCGCAGGAGGTCGGCATCGCGCTGGCGCTGGTCGGACTGTTCTTCGTGGCGCGCGTCGGCATGCGTCGCTTCCCCTGA
- a CDS encoding AAA family ATPase, translating into MKPSEIVAQLNRFVIGQNDAKRILAVAVYAHFRKVAMSDVDRLEMLKSNILLIGPTGTGKTLLCETLARVLELPFVTADATSLAQTEYVNEELDAILQRLLERAGGDPERAGRGIVFIDEVDKLKAISGQARAASGENVQHALLKIMEGSLIRLKSGQTIDTKQILFICGGAFVGLESILAETQAFGFIATAASDDQKMLDRLNARVKPTDLFRFGLIPEFAGRLPIIARLKELSKDMMVRIMIEPQHSIYRQFRAILQNEGVELVIEPAVFGQIADLALEFKVGARSLRGLFEEMITPVLYVVPDRPEVKKVVIRSLFEEAVFS; encoded by the coding sequence ATGAAACCGAGTGAAATCGTTGCCCAGTTGAACCGCTTCGTGATCGGCCAGAACGACGCGAAGCGGATTCTCGCCGTCGCCGTCTATGCGCATTTCCGCAAGGTGGCGATGAGCGATGTCGATCGACTGGAGATGCTGAAGAGCAACATCCTGCTGATCGGCCCGACCGGCACTGGCAAGACGCTGCTCTGCGAAACGCTGGCGCGGGTGCTCGAATTGCCTTTCGTTACCGCCGACGCGACGTCGCTGGCGCAGACCGAATATGTGAATGAGGAGCTCGATGCCATCCTGCAGCGTCTGCTCGAACGCGCCGGCGGTGATCCCGAACGGGCCGGGCGCGGCATCGTCTTCATCGACGAGGTGGACAAGCTGAAGGCGATCAGCGGCCAGGCGCGCGCCGCTTCGGGCGAGAACGTCCAGCACGCGCTGCTCAAGATCATGGAAGGTTCCCTAATACGCCTCAAGAGCGGCCAGACGATCGATACCAAGCAGATCCTGTTCATCTGCGGCGGCGCCTTCGTCGGGCTGGAAAGCATTCTCGCCGAGACGCAGGCTTTCGGTTTCATCGCCACGGCGGCGAGCGACGACCAGAAGATGCTCGACCGCCTCAACGCCCGCGTCAAGCCGACCGATCTCTTTCGCTTCGGCCTGATCCCGGAGTTCGCCGGCCGCCTGCCGATCATCGCCCGGCTCAAGGAGTTGTCGAAGGACATGATGGTGCGCATCATGATCGAGCCGCAGCATTCGATCTACCGCCAGTTCCGCGCCATCCTGCAGAACGAGGGCGTCGAGCTGGTGATCGAGCCGGCGGTGTTCGGGCAGATCGCCGACCTCGCGCTCGAATTCAAGGTCGGCGCGCGCAGCCTGCGCGGCCTGTTCGAGGAAATGATCACGCCGGTGCTCTACGTAGTGCCGGATCGACCCGAGGTGAAAAAGGTGGTGATCCGCTCGCTGTTCGAGGAAGCGGTCTTTTCCTGA
- a CDS encoding type II toxin-antitoxin system VapC family toxin, producing MPRQKWLLDTKVLLAALIKPEVLPPETQSLLQDPRTIVYFSAASLWEIAIEPSLGRDYFNFLPEDIHQLALQTGFTELPVAASHSYAIAQMSWHHRDPFDRLFVAQAQSLPAYLLTTDSVLEQYLELVKRIATR from the coding sequence ATGCCCAGGCAAAAATGGCTGCTCGATACCAAGGTATTGCTGGCAGCGCTCATCAAGCCCGAGGTGTTGCCGCCGGAGACTCAATCTCTGCTGCAAGACCCGCGAACCATCGTCTATTTCAGCGCCGCCAGCCTGTGGGAAATTGCAATCGAGCCCTCTCTGGGGCGCGATTATTTCAACTTTCTCCCTGAGGACATCCACCAACTGGCGTTACAAACCGGCTTTACCGAATTGCCCGTTGCAGCAAGTCACAGTTATGCCATTGCGCAAATGTCTTGGCATCACCGCGACCCGTTTGACCGGCTGTTCGTCGCTCAAGCGCAATCCCTCCCGGCTTATTTACTGACTACGGACAGCGTGCTGGAACAGTATTTGGAACTGGTGAAAAGAATTGCGACCCGATAA